From the genome of Spirosomataceae bacterium TFI 002, one region includes:
- a CDS encoding four helix bundle protein, giving the protein MTGNFDFGEKMKLRSKQFCIEVIKYCRTLPKSEEMYIIKRQLIKSATSVAANYRAACRGRSNAEFYAKICIVLEESDESLFWLELIRDLDEIKDESLRKLILESSELTAIMSKTRSTMKKKNNESNNS; this is encoded by the coding sequence ATGACAGGAAATTTTGATTTTGGTGAGAAGATGAAGTTGCGTTCAAAGCAATTTTGTATTGAAGTAATCAAGTACTGCAGAACTTTACCTAAGTCTGAAGAAATGTACATTATAAAGCGGCAGTTAATTAAATCAGCTACTTCTGTCGCAGCAAATTATAGAGCTGCTTGTAGAGGTAGATCAAATGCTGAGTTTTACGCTAAAATTTGTATTGTTTTAGAAGAGTCTGACGAATCTTTATTCTGGTTGGAATTAATAAGAGATTTGGATGAAATTAAGGATGAAAGTTTAAGAAAACTCATATTAGAAAGCTCAGAATTAACTGCTATAATGTCCAAAACAAGATCGACAATGAAAAAAAAGAATAACGAGTCCAATAACTCCTAA